One segment of Ipomoea triloba cultivar NCNSP0323 chromosome 12, ASM357664v1 DNA contains the following:
- the LOC115999709 gene encoding protein HLB1, translating to MSSTAQQLESQNGSPESAPAESPAPPLTADSKPAAPSSTEPDPDDATIQPTEPPPVGEEDPEPPEMKDNEIHSGEDEPANMEPSESLIQSDEPANHSDPKPDDPEDRTVQSNVVDGNPKFRKGDEGNRTFTMRELLNELKNGGEDSEARDAGTPHSQESNRTDHTDAALELINNVTGADEEGRSRQRILTYAARRYASALERNPEDYDALYNWALVLQESADNVGPDSGTPSKDALLEEACKKYEEATRLCPTLNDAYYNWAIAISDRAKMRGRTKEAEELWKQATKNYEKAVQLNWNSPQALNNWGLALQELSAIVPAREKQTIVKTAISKFRAAIQLQFDFHRAIYNLGTVLYGLAEDLSRTGGAINSKDVSPNELYSQSAIYIAAAHALKPNYSVYTSALKLVRSMLPLPYLKVGYLSAPPAGNPLAPHSDWKRSQFVLNQEGLHQLSKVEQRRSLSSNSGDSTSPSRQAIKVDVPDIVSVSACADLTLPPGAGLCINTIHGPIYMIADSWECLDWWLDAIRLTYTIYARGKSEVLAGIITG from the exons ATGTCTTCAACCGCACAACAGCTTGAGTCGCAAAATGGATCACCGGAATCCGCCCCCGCAGAATCGCCAGCACCACCGCTGACCGCTGACTCGAAACCGGCTGCACCATCGTCCACGGAGCCCGATCCAGACGACGCTACTATTCAACCAACGGAACCTCCACCAGTTGGCGAGGAAGATCCGGAACCGCCGGAGATGAAGGACAATGAAATTCATTCCGGGGAAGATGAACCAGCCAATATGGAGCCTTCCGAATCGTTGATCCAATCGGATGAACCAGCGAATCATTCAGATCCCAAGCCTGATGACCCTGAAGACCGTACTGTCCAATCAAATGTAGTCGATGGCAATCCGAAATTTCGGAAAGGAGATGAAGGTAACCGAACTTTCACGATGAGAGAATTGTTGAATGAATTGAAGAATGGTGGTGAAGATTCCGAAGCGCGCGACGCTGGCACCCCTCACAG TCAGGAAAGCAATCGCACAGATCACACTGATGCTGCCTTGGAGCTGATCAACAATGTCACGGGTGCTGATGAGGAGGGCCGGTCTCGCCAACGAATCCTTACATATGCTGCCCGGAG GTATGCTAGTGCGTTAGAGCGAAATCCAGAAGATTACGATGCACTCTACAACTGGGCACTAGTTCTTCAG GAAAGTGCTGACAATGTTGGTCCAGATTCTGGTACACCTTCAAAAGATGCTTTGCTTGAAGAGGCATGTAAAAAATATGAGGAGGCAACTCGGCTTTGCCCTACACTAAATGAT GCTTATTATAATTGGGCTATAGCCATCTCAGATAGAGCAAAAATGCGGGGTCGTACAAAAGAAGCTGAAGAACTTTGGAAACAG GCAACTAAAAACTATGAAAAAGCCGTTCAGCTAAATTGGAACAGTCCTCAG GCACTCAATAACTGGGGACTGGCTCTGCAG GAACTTAGTGCAATTGTCCCTGCTCGAGAAAAGCAAACAATTGTTAAAACTGCAATCAGTAAg TTCCGGGCTGCGATTCAACTGCAGTTTGATTTCCATCGGGCAATTTACAACCTAGGGACTGTTCTG TATGGGTTAGCAGAGGACTTGTCAAGAACAGGGGGAGCCATAAATTCTAAAGATGTTTCCCCAAATGAGTTGTACAGTCAGTCTGCAATATATATTGCTGCTGCACATGCACTCAAACCAAATTACTCG GTTTACACAAGTGCTCTGAAACTCGTCCGTTCAATG CTGCCTCTACCCTATCTGAAGGTTGGATATCTTTCTGCCCCACCTGCTGGAAATCCACTTGCACCACATAGTGATTGGAAGCGTTCTCAATTTGTTCTGAACCAGGAAGGACTACACCAG CTTAGTAAAGTTGAGCAAAGACGAAGCCTCTCTTCAAATTCTGGAGATAGCACAAGTCCTAGTAGACAAGCAATCAAAGTTGATGTGCCGGATATTGTGTCTGTGTCTGCATGTGCTGATCTGACATTACCGCCTGGGGCAGGCCTTTGCATTAATACAATTCATGGACCCATCTacatg ATTGCTGATTCATGGGAATGCTTGGACTGGTGGCTTGATGCTATTCGCTTAACTTACACAATTTATGCACGGGGCAAGAGTGAAGTTTTGGCAGGTATAATAACTGGGTAA